The Fusarium keratoplasticum isolate Fu6.1 chromosome 8, whole genome shotgun sequence genome includes a region encoding these proteins:
- a CDS encoding Cyclin N-terminal domain-containing protein: MAPSNNERAATATNGDAIPKIGPHPGFISSSNQYTTELKLRRMLKDNGCDPARQDNYRLQGVQLIDNVREYLQLPVRTFDTACTYFHKFRLNFRDAEYNYQDAALAALFVACKVEDTIKKSKEILAAAYNVKNPEKPAASDDKIFDSPGKIIICLERLILETIGFDFRTRYPQKLLVKVVREILGKEEGKPFFETAYAMCIDMYKTFVPIKRTTFSMVMAVVELTALMTEQHVERVQEYAAKKPQYHRGAVMETMLDILDLYVQHQKSTKLGPQFDQNKIIDIKIRLNNDLDKAFEPRHLFFCSRCEAEDPQPLTPASATSPATSNSWPGDASGRRTARGQDGTMRFVFDPESAKQEQETTGEYFREEYEEYEVEVEEPVPPPPHHEGGRGGYHGHRDRGDHRRGGPYGGYRGDRHYRGRGRHY, from the exons ATGGCCCCCTCAAACAACGAACGAGCCGCCACGGCGACGAACGGCGACGCGATACCTAAGATTGGACCTCATCCAGGCTTCATCTCGAGCTCGAACCAATACACAACCGAGCTCAAACTCCGACGAATGCTTAAGGATAACGGCTGCGACCCGGCAAGGCAGGATAATTACCGACTGCAGGGCGTGCAGCTGATTGACAACGTCAGAGAGTACTTGCAGCT GCCTGTTCGAACGTTTGATACTGCGTGCACGTATTTCCACAAGTTTCGACTCAACTTTCGCGACGCCGAGTACAACTACCAGGACGCAGCGCTGGCCGCTCTGTTTGTAGCGTGCAAGGTGGAGGATACCATCAAAAAGTCCAAAGAAATTCTTGCCGCGGCGTATAATGTCAAGAATCCAGAGAAACCAGCCGCTTCCGACGACAAG ATCTTTGACTCGCCGGGGAAAATCATCATCTGCCTCGAACGCTTGATCCTCGAAACTATCGGCTTCGATTTTCGCACACGATACCCTcagaagctcctcgtcaaggtGGTACGGGAAATATTGGGCAAGGAAGAGGGCAAGCCATTCTTCGAGACTGCATACGCCATGTGCATCGACATGTACAAGACGTTTGTGCCCATCAAGCGCACAACCTTCTCCATGGTCATGGCCGTGGTGGAGCTTACGGCTCTGATGACAGAACAACATGTTGAAAGGGTACAAGAATacgcggccaagaagccccaATATCACCGAGGCGCTGTCATGGAGACGATGCTTGACATCCTCGATCTCTACGTGCAGCACCAAAAGTCGACCAAGCTTGGGCCGCAGTTTGACCAGAACAAGATCATCGATATCAAGATCCGGCTTAACAACGACCTTGACAAGGCATTCGAGCCGCGTCATCTGTTCTTCTGCTCCCGCTGTGAGGCTGAagatcctcaacctctcaCACCAGCCTCAGCCACATCCCCAGCGACTTCTAACTCTTGGCCTGGAGATGCTTCTGGACGTAGGACTGCGCGGGGGCAGGATGGAACAATGAGATTTGTGTTTGACCCTGAAAGTGCGAAACAGGAGCAAGAGACTACAGGGGAGTACTTCCGAGAGGAGTACGAGGAGTATGAAGTCGAAGTCGAGGAGCCTGtacctccaccacctcaCCACGAAGGCGGGCGTGGAGGGTACCATGGTCACAGGGATAGAGGAGACCACCGACGTGGAGGACCATATggaggatatcgaggagATCGGCATTACAGAGGAAGGGGGAGACATTATTGA
- a CDS encoding Palmitoyl-protein thioesterase 1: MLYPSLLRLGLATGLLASHGYAAPAHATDDLDDTPLPVVVWHGLGDYVHSESMKAVEELIESANPGTFVYVIAVDKSSEQDRTATFTGNVSAQIEQVCEELAKHPILSTAPAIDAVGISQGGQFLRGYVERCNWPQVRSLVTFGSQHNGISKFRVCGDNDWICKGAMALLKFNVWSSFVQSRLIPAQYFRDPQNPDYERYLEHSNFLADINNERELKNEKYKANLGSLTNFVMWMFESDTMVSPKESSWFEEVNGTEVTPLRARQLYREDWLGLRELDRKGGLRFRVAPGDHLENMGELLNKTAAEFFGPWRKTFKSDMENPTGDGLFEAGEL, translated from the coding sequence ATGCTCTACCCTTCCTTGCTCCGCCTTGGATTGGCCACGGGGCTTCTAGCCAGCCATGGCTATGCCGCGCCCGCCCACGCGACTGACGATCTGGACGACACTCCACTTCCCGTTGTTGTTTGGCATGGCCTTGGTGACTACGTCCACAGCGAAAGCATGAAAGCCGTGGAGGAACTCATCGAGTCCGCCAACCCTGGCACATTTGTCTATGTGATTGCTGTCGACAAGAGCTCCGAGCAAGACCGCACCGCCACCTTCACTGGCAACGTCTCGGCCCAAATCGAGCAAGTCTGCGAGGAGCTCGCCAAGCATCCGATCCTGTCTACGGCACCGGCAATTGATGCTGTCGGCATCTCCCAGGGTGGCCAGTTCCTGCGTGGCTACGTCGAGCGATGTAACTGGCCTCAGGTCCGCAGTCTCGTCACATTTGGCAGCCAACACAATGGTATCTCCAAGTTCAGAGTTTGCGGAGACAACGACTGGATCTGCAAGGGAGCTATGGCGCTTCTTAAGTTCAACGTCTGGAGCAGCTTCGTGCAGTCGCGTCTTATCCCCGCCCAATACTTCCGTGACCCCCAGAACCCAGACTACGAACGCTATCTCGAGCACTCCAACTTCCTGGCCGATATCAACAACGAACGCGAGCTCAAGAACGAAAAGTACAAGGCGAACCTTGGCAGCTTGACCAACTTTGTCATGTGGATGTTTGAGAGCGACACCATGGTTTCCCCCAAGGAGTCGTCCTGGTTTGAGGAGGTCAACGGTACCGAGGTCACCCCGTTGAGAGCCCGCCAGCTCTATCGCGAGGACTGGCTCGGTCTGCGTGAGCTTGACCGCAAGGGTGGTCTTCGATTCCGAGTTGCACCTGGTGACCACCTCGAGAACATGGGTGAACTGCTCAACAAGACAGCAGCCGAGTTCTTTGGCCCTTGGCGAAAGACTTTCAAGTCTGACATGGAGAACCCTACGGGAGACGGTCTCTTTGAGGCGGGGGAGCTATAG
- a CDS encoding MR-MLE domain-containing protein — MHINEITVFTYDANYNYGTYTMSGGRSATGQRSLVVRLRTDDGLEGWAESAPLGGDYLPSFFNGELAALKELSPHVIGLDPRSPAAVGAVMDGILLSGTAAKAVIDIACWDILGKAVGLSTSVLLGGCLQKELRAFSVVSIGDPATGVEKARAELDKGAKAMQVKVGDDPLSDARRVAAIREAVPGSVDIWADANGGWNLSQALTFARALPQGMTVAIEQPCATLTDSAEVGRRTGLPIALDESVVTMSDLVSAHAQGITGVNIKPSRVGGFTKARTLRDAAVALNMMVTIDDTWGCALTTAQNLQLAASTPQKHMRAVDLFAEWTNPLIAEIPRLKGDGQISATELPGNGFGAVDFALLGEPLFQIKA; from the coding sequence ATGCACATCAACGAGATCACCGTCTTCACCTACGATGCCAACTACAATTATGGCACATACACCATGTCTGGTGGTCGGAGTGCTACCGGCCAGCGGTCCCTCGTCGTCCGGCTCCGTaccgacgatggcctcgagggctgGGCCGAGTCAGCGCCCCTGGGCGGTGACTACTTGCCAAGCTTTTTCAACGGCGAGCTTGCCGCGCTCAAGGAACTCAGTCCTCATGTAATAGGCTTGGATCCACGCTCCCCAGCGGCTGTGGGTGCTGTCATGGACGGAATTCTCTTGTCAGGCACTGCTGCGAAGGCTGTCATTGATATTGCGTGTTGGGACATCTTGGGCAAGGCTGTGGGGTTGTCAACTTCAGTACTCCTCGGTGGATGTCTGCAGAAGGAACTGCGAGCCTTTTCGGTCGTTAGCATTGGGGACCCAGCAACCGGTGTTGAGAAGGCTCGCGCTGAACTTGACAAGGGGGCCAAGGCGATGCAGGTCAAGGTCGGAGACGACCCGTTGAGTGACGCTCGCCGGGTCGCAGCCATCCGCGAGGCTGTCCCTGGCAGTGTAGACATCTGGGCTGATGCCAACGGAGGATGGAACCTCAGTCAGGCTCTGACGTTTGCCCGCGCACTGCCACAGGGCATGACGGTAGCGATAGAGCAGCCGTGTGCCACCCTCACAGACTCCGCCGAGGTTGGCCGCCGCACCGGCCTGCCAATCGCCTTGGATGAGTCTGTCGTCACCATGAGCGACCTCGTCTCTGCACACGCGCAAGGAATAACGGGCGTCAACATCAAGCCCTCACGGGTTGGAGGCTTCACCAAGGCACGCACCCTCCGTGACGCGGCCGTGGCCCTTAACATGATGGTCACCATCGACGACACCTGGGGCTGCGCCTTGACGACAGCGCAGAACTTGCAGTTGGCGGCCTCCACGCCACAGAAGCACATGAGGGCGGTTGATTTGTTTGCCGAGTGGACGAATCCACTGATTGCAGAGATACCTCGGTTAAAGGGAGATGGACAGATAAGCGCCACAGAATTGCCTGGTAATGGTTTTGGGGCTGTGGACTTTGCACTTTTGGGAGAGCCTCTTTTCCAAATTAAGGCCTGA
- a CDS encoding AB hydrolase-1 domain-containing protein, which translates to MLFKQLVAFAAVANGLAIRQDTPIWQTLPPTPNLPSPINTKTTLINGVQLWMQKYNEHVGGIPIVMDHGGLGYSAYFGSVISRLVANGHYVIAVDRRGHGRSTFNTNDVFTYDQMADDIHDQLAAAGVSKYNVVGWSDGAITTLAALINPTSAAPIHKAFIFGGSANPEQTNATFSDTAIFSEFVSRCRVEYAELQPNANFSVFANKVGTMEATLPQMTDEQLGTIDGSRVIIVGAEHEEAVNRDVPEKLHKAIKGSKLEILPGVSHFAPLQDPDQFTKAVEKFFA; encoded by the coding sequence atgttgTTCAAGCAGCTTGTTGCCTTTGCCGCCGTTGCCAATGGCTTGGCCATCCGCCAGGATACTCCCATCTGGCAGACTCTTCCACCAACGCCCAACCTGCCATCTCCCATTAACACCAAGACTACTCTCATCAATGGAGTTCAACTCTGGATGCAAAAGTACAACGAGCACGTTGGAGGCATTCCCATTGTCATGGACCACGGTGGTCTAGGCTATTCTGCCTACTTTGGATCCGTCATCTCTCGTCTGGTTGCCAACGGTCACTATGTCATCGCTGTTGACCGTCGAGGCCACGGTCGTTCTAcattcaacaccaacgacgTCTTCACCTACGATCAAATGGCTGACGATATCCACGACCAactcgctgctgctggcgtATCCAAGTACAATGTCGTCGGCTGGTCAGACGGTGCTATAACGACTCTGGCTGCACTCATCAACCCGACCTCGGCCGCGCCTATCCACAAGGCCTTCATCTTCGGAGGATCTGCCAACCCGGAACAGACGAATGCCACCTTCTCCGACACTGCCATCTTCAGCGAGTTTGTCTCTCGCTGCCGTGTTGAGTATGCCGAGCTTCAGCCAAATGCAAACTTCAGCGTGTTTGCCAACAAGGTTGGCACCATGGAGGCCACTCTCCCACAGATGACAGATGAGCAGCTTGGCACCATTGATGGCAGCAGAGTTATCATTGTGGGTGCCGAGCATGAGGAGGCCGTCAACCGGGATGTCCCGGAGAAGCTGCACAAGGCGATCAAGGGCAGCAAACTGGAGATCTTGCCTGGTGTCAGTCACTTTGCGCCGCTTCAAGATCCTGACCAGTTTACCAAGGCTGTTGAAAAGTTCTTTGCATGA
- a CDS encoding Dipeptidyl-peptidase V, whose protein sequence is MAPSGDASAFDKQLAEAICDLEIPLYIKFSPDGEKVLYKTAPDPRKGKNSVSTLWLASTTEPGSSRQLTSGQSQEGDPEWHPSGNQVAFVSDRAKPGESSAIYMLRLDGGDAVAITPADNAQDIESFAFSPNGETIAYLSPDEKTEELKEKEEKDESGPDVWGEQWEYARLRLVNVASHETKTLVEGDRHIDELAWSPDGKSVAFFSIANPNIEEAMLTGTTICTVNVETGAIRDLCKVPNELNYLTWAPDGSIYFTTGTPDNRDTGGLAVYTVDPAAAEPKHVKIACGEHDHAAGIAVAGGKLLVNRAVRFSSVISELGGKDLFQKDTEIWAWDVFVNPDSGTPILAAGLSDVDTPYEVFIVEEGKEDLKLSHHGKPLESRSFGSCSELTCQSADGEVELDALYLTPTSKKTENGTPVEPLPTFVIIHGGPTSRDCKVFDGACYQWAPYILSKGYGVLLPQYRGSTGRGEKFASYSMGGQGKYDYADVISITDNAIKKGFADPKKLIVGGWSQGGLITYLCSVRNGLHGLGWRFNATIAGAGVCDIESLAITSDLGSTYERELAGGDSIWTLDRHDTRNRQGSALWEVAGAVKQSRERGEPVIPPMLILHGDKDVRCPFSQAEGFRRALRTHGLPCEFVAYPGEGHGIRARRFWLDMFERVGRWCDLYIGPGVEDKLVTMVDEKLQV, encoded by the coding sequence ATGGCACCATCCGGAGACGCCTCGGCGTTCGACAAACAACTGGCCGAGGCCATCTGCGATCTCGAGATCCCCTTGTACATCAAATTCTCCCCCGACGGCGAAAAGGTTCTTTACAAGACAGCACCCGATCCTCGCAAAGGCAAGAATAGTGTGTCAACGTTATGGCTGGCCTCGACCACAGAGCCAGGTTCTTCGCGCCAACTGACCTCGGGTCAGTCCCAAGAAGGCGACCCAGAATGGCATCCCAGTGGAAATCAGGTAGCATTCGTTTCCGATCGCGCGAAACCGGGCGAGAGCTCGGCCATCTATATGCTTCGTTTGGACGGTGGTGACGCTGTTGCCATCACCCCGGCCGACAACGCCCAGGATATTGAGTCATTTGCCTTTTCTCCAAATGGAGAGACCATCGCCTATCTTTCTCCTGATGAAAAGACcgaagagctcaaggagaaggaggagaaggacgagTCTGGCCCAGATGTCTGGGGAGAACAGTGGGAGTATGCTCGCCTGCGCCTTGTCAATGTGGCATCCCACGAGACCAAGACTCTTGTCGAAGGTGACCGGCACATCGATGAACTTGCCTGGAGTCCTGACGGGAAGAGTGTGGCCTTTTTCAGCATCGCGAACCCCAacatcgaggaggccatgcTGACGGGCACAACCATCTGCACCGTCAACGTGGAAACCGGTGCTATCAGGGATCTGTGCAAGGTGCCAAATGAGCTCAACTACCTAACCTGGGCGCCCGACGGCTCTATTTACTTCACCACCGGGACACCCGACAACAGGGACACAGGAGGCCTGGCTGTTTACACCGTTGATCCTGCGGCAGCCGAGCCCAAGCATGTCAAGATCGCGTGCGGCGAGCATGACCACGCGGCAGGGATCGCTGTGGCCGGCGGAAAACTCTTGGTGAATCGCGCCGTCAGGTTCAGCAGTGTCATCAGCGAGCTGGGTGGGAAGGACCTCTTCCAAAAGGACACGGAGATTTGGGCATGGGATGTATTTGTCAATCCAGATTCCGGTACTCCAATCCTCGCTGCCGGCTTGTCAGACGTCGATACGCCTTATGAAGTGTTCATCGTTGAGGAGGGGAAGGAGGACCTCAAGCTTTCCCATCATGGCAAGCCTCTCGAGAGTCGATCATTTGGCTCCTGTAGCGAACTCACCTGTCAATCCGCAGACGGAGAGGTTGAACTGGACGCTCTGTATTTGACGCCGACCTCCAAAAAGACGGAGAATGGCACGCCCGTGGAGCCGTTGCCGACGTTTGTCATAATCCACGGAGGACCAACATCTCGCGACTGCAAGGTCTTCGACGGGGCCTGCTACCAATGGGCTCCATACATCCTCTCCAAGGGTTACGGTGTGCTTCTTCCGCAGTACCGCGGTTCCACTGGTCGTGGCGAGAAGTTCGCCTCGTACAGCATGGGCGGCCAGGGGAAATACGACTACGCCGACGTCATATCCATCACAGAcaacgccatcaagaagggcTTCGCGgaccccaagaagctcatAGTAGGCGGATGGAGCCAGGGCGGCCTGATCACATACCTGTGCAGCGTGCGAAATGGCCTGCATGGCCTCGGCTGGCGCTTCAACGCCACCATCGCAGGAGCAGGTGTCTGCGATATCGAGAGTCTTGCCATCACATCAGATCTCGGCTCAACCTATGAGAGGGAACTCGCTGGCGGAGATTCCATCTGGACGCTCGACCGTCACGACACGAGGAACCGCCAGGGCAGCGCGCTGTGGGAGGTCGCCGGCGCGGTGAAGCAGTCTCGTGAGCGCGGAGAGCCCGTGATCCCTCCCATGCTGATCTTGCATGGAGACAAGGACGTCCGTTGCCCGTTTTCACAGGCCGAGGGTTTCCGTCGCGCCTTGAGGACTCACGGATTGCCCTGCGAGTTTGTGGCGTACCCTGGCGAGGGGCACGGTATCAGGGCGCGGAGATTTTGGCTGGATATGTTTGAAAGGGTAGGGAGGTGGTGCGATCTTTACATTGGACCGGGAGTGGAGGATAAGTTGGTAACCATGGTTGATGAGAAACTTCAAGTCTAG